One genomic region from Microcystis panniformis FACHB-1757 encodes:
- a CDS encoding mannose-1-phosphate guanyltransferase — translation MRAVLMAGGSGTRLRPLTCDLPKPMVPILNRPIAEHIINLLRKHDITEIITTLHYLPDVMRDYFQDGSDFGVKITYAVEEDQPLGTAGCVKNIAEWLDDTFLVISGDSITDFDLQKAIAFHKSKNSKATLVLTRVPNPIEFGVVITDKEGRIRRFIEKPSTSEIFSDTVNTGTYILEPEVLDYLPYKEEADFSKDLFPLLLQRGEPMYGYVADGYWCDVGHLEAYREAQYDALSGKVNLEFPYREKSPGVWVGTNTYIDPSAHIEAPAMIGNHCRIGANVLIERGSVIGDNVTIGAGSDLKRPILWNGVVIGDEVNLAACTIARGTRIDRRAQVHEGAVIGQLSIVGEEAQINSGVRVWPSKQIESGAILNINLIWGNTAHKNLFGQRGVSGLANIDITPEFAVKLGAAYGSILKPGSTVIVSRDQRSVSRMVSRSLIAGLMSVGVNIQNLQANALPISRTLVAKLNVVGGIHVRIHPDRPDFLLIEFLDEKGINVSKAKEKKIEGAYFKEDLRRVGMQEIGSMSYPADILDNYRKTFETQLNVEAIRNSGSKIVIDYAYGVSGAILPELLAKFGCDAVVLNASLRQNALSMQERELLIHQLGHVVEALKANLGVQVSANGEQLVLVDESGLSIRGEQLTALMVNTILTAHPRGTVVVPVHASSAVEQIARRHDGRVVRTKASPSALMEGCQTNPNVVLGGSGQTGFIFPQLHPGFDAMFSVAKLLEMLTIQERSLAQVRAELPRIYNKNTAVRCPWKVKGSLMRYLVETHATDNLELVDGVKVINPLNDDWVLILPDAGEPLVHIYANSEQREWVDRTIKEYRHRVQYFVEHYQGEIVMI, via the coding sequence ATGCGAGCGGTACTAATGGCAGGTGGTTCGGGGACAAGATTACGTCCGCTTACTTGTGATCTTCCCAAACCGATGGTTCCGATTCTCAACCGTCCGATCGCCGAACATATTATTAATTTACTACGAAAACATGACATTACCGAAATTATCACCACCCTGCACTATCTTCCCGATGTCATGCGCGACTACTTTCAAGACGGCAGCGACTTTGGGGTAAAAATCACCTACGCTGTGGAGGAGGATCAACCCCTAGGCACCGCAGGATGTGTGAAAAATATTGCCGAATGGTTAGATGATACCTTTCTGGTGATTAGTGGCGATAGTATCACTGATTTTGACCTGCAAAAAGCGATCGCATTCCATAAAAGCAAAAACTCGAAAGCAACCCTCGTCCTGACGCGCGTTCCCAATCCGATCGAATTTGGGGTAGTGATTACCGACAAAGAAGGCAGAATTCGCCGTTTTATCGAAAAACCATCCACTAGCGAGATTTTTTCCGATACCGTCAACACCGGAACCTATATTCTTGAACCAGAAGTCCTCGATTATCTCCCCTACAAAGAAGAAGCCGACTTTTCTAAAGATTTGTTTCCGCTGCTGCTGCAAAGGGGCGAACCTATGTATGGTTATGTGGCCGATGGTTATTGGTGCGATGTCGGTCATCTGGAGGCCTACCGAGAAGCGCAATACGACGCTTTATCTGGCAAAGTTAACCTAGAATTTCCCTATCGAGAAAAATCCCCCGGGGTGTGGGTCGGTACTAATACTTATATCGATCCTAGCGCCCACATTGAGGCCCCGGCCATGATCGGCAATCATTGCCGCATTGGTGCAAATGTTCTGATCGAGAGGGGTTCGGTTATCGGCGATAATGTCACCATCGGTGCCGGTTCCGATCTGAAACGTCCCATCCTCTGGAATGGTGTGGTGATCGGGGATGAGGTCAATTTAGCCGCTTGTACGATCGCTAGGGGAACCAGAATCGATCGACGGGCCCAGGTACACGAAGGTGCGGTGATCGGACAATTATCGATCGTTGGGGAAGAAGCGCAGATCAATTCCGGGGTGAGAGTCTGGCCGAGTAAACAGATCGAATCGGGAGCCATCCTCAATATTAACCTGATTTGGGGAAATACTGCCCATAAAAACCTCTTTGGTCAACGAGGAGTATCGGGCCTGGCTAACATCGATATCACGCCCGAATTCGCCGTTAAACTGGGGGCAGCCTACGGTTCCATCCTGAAACCGGGGTCAACGGTAATCGTCTCCCGGGATCAACGTAGTGTCTCGCGCATGGTCAGTCGATCGCTGATTGCCGGTTTAATGTCCGTGGGGGTGAATATCCAAAACCTACAAGCGAATGCTTTACCGATTTCCCGGACTTTAGTGGCTAAATTAAACGTAGTCGGTGGCATTCACGTCCGTATCCATCCCGATCGCCCGGATTTTCTCTTAATCGAGTTTTTAGACGAAAAAGGAATTAATGTTTCCAAAGCCAAGGAAAAGAAAATCGAAGGCGCTTATTTCAAAGAAGATCTGCGACGGGTGGGAATGCAGGAAATCGGCAGTATGTCCTATCCAGCTGATATTCTCGATAATTACCGCAAAACCTTTGAAACTCAGCTAAATGTGGAGGCCATTCGCAATAGTGGTTCCAAAATCGTCATTGATTACGCCTACGGAGTCTCAGGGGCAATTTTACCGGAATTACTGGCTAAATTTGGCTGTGATGCCGTGGTTCTCAATGCCAGTTTACGTCAGAATGCCCTTTCCATGCAGGAAAGAGAGTTACTGATCCATCAATTGGGCCATGTGGTGGAGGCCCTGAAAGCGAACTTAGGCGTACAAGTTTCGGCCAACGGGGAACAATTAGTCCTCGTCGATGAGAGTGGTTTATCGATTCGCGGGGAACAATTAACTGCTTTAATGGTGAATACAATTCTGACCGCCCATCCGCGCGGTACAGTGGTAGTGCCAGTTCATGCTTCTAGTGCCGTGGAACAGATCGCACGTCGTCACGATGGCCGGGTGGTGCGGACAAAAGCCAGTCCTAGCGCTTTAATGGAAGGATGTCAAACTAATCCTAATGTGGTTTTAGGAGGCTCTGGGCAAACTGGCTTTATTTTTCCGCAATTACATCCCGGTTTCGATGCCATGTTCAGCGTGGCGAAACTTTTGGAGATGTTAACCATTCAGGAACGTTCTCTAGCTCAGGTGCGGGCCGAGTTACCGCGCATTTACAATAAGAATACGGCGGTGCGTTGTCCTTGGAAAGTCAAGGGATCTTTGATGCGCTATCTGGTGGAAACTCACGCTACCGATAATCTAGAGTTGGTCGATGGAGTCAAGGTGATTAATCCCCTTAATGATGACTGGGTATTGATTTTACCCGATGCCGGAGAACCTTTAGTGCATATCTACGCTAACAGTGAGCAGCGGGAATGGGTCGATCGGACAATTAAAGAATATCGTCATCGTGTGCAGTATTTCGTCGAACATTACCAGGGCGAAATAGTGATGATTTAG
- a CDS encoding DUF6464 family protein — protein sequence MEQDSLTTEVILTHPRQSLGEIQLDWMPQPGNYLALKGQTYAVLERHHQYQYKIGGYCLRKISLYVQTAPTPNEKSLIEGRWVMGDASCHFNARSELLRCAINPSGPCQDCRFYETINP from the coding sequence ATGGAGCAAGATTCATTAACAACGGAGGTTATTCTAACCCATCCGCGGCAAAGTTTGGGAGAGATACAGTTGGATTGGATGCCACAACCGGGTAATTATTTGGCCTTAAAAGGACAAACCTATGCGGTTTTGGAACGTCACCACCAGTACCAATACAAGATTGGTGGCTATTGTTTACGCAAAATTTCCCTTTATGTACAAACTGCTCCCACTCCTAACGAAAAAAGTTTGATTGAAGGACGTTGGGTGATGGGGGATGCTAGTTGTCATTTTAACGCCAGATCTGAACTGTTGCGCTGTGCGATTAACCCCTCCGGTCCCTGTCAAGATTGTCGTTTTTACGAAACTATTAACCCTTAA
- the bioF gene encoding 8-amino-7-oxononanoate synthase: MNHPYSWIEDSLKTLHRANWYRRVKTIQGRGGAVIELEGRSLINFGSNDYLGLAADERMIAAAIAATQSYGTGSTGSRLLSGHRDIHRDLELAIASFKNSEDAIVFSSGYLANLGTITCLVAQKDLILGDQYNHSSLKNGAKLSGATVKEYRHNSLEDLENQLLAHRHHYRHCLLLTDTVFSMDGDICPLAGILALAEIYNCMVLVDEAHATGVMGENGTGCVEYCGCQGRELIQMGTLSKALGSLGGYVTGNAKIIDFIRNRAATWIYTTGLSPADTAAAKMALEIIRLEPERRQNLHQNINFVKSKLNNFNILPSEAAILCLPVANPGKALELSQKLLEKGIFAPAIRPPTVPTSRLRFTAMATHSLAHLEILVQSIGESFPT; this comes from the coding sequence ATGAATCATCCTTACTCTTGGATCGAGGATAGCTTAAAAACCCTCCATCGGGCCAATTGGTATCGAAGGGTTAAAACCATTCAAGGCCGGGGCGGAGCCGTTATAGAATTAGAGGGTCGATCGCTGATTAATTTTGGCAGTAATGATTATCTGGGATTAGCAGCCGATGAAAGAATGATCGCAGCAGCCATAGCAGCGACACAAAGCTATGGAACTGGAAGCACCGGCTCGCGTCTATTAAGTGGACACCGAGATATTCATCGAGATTTAGAATTAGCGATCGCATCCTTTAAAAATAGCGAAGACGCGATTGTTTTTAGTTCGGGATATTTAGCCAATTTGGGGACAATTACCTGTTTAGTGGCGCAGAAAGACCTGATTTTAGGCGATCAATACAATCACTCTAGCCTCAAAAATGGAGCCAAGTTAAGCGGTGCCACGGTGAAAGAATACCGGCACAATAGTCTCGAAGACTTAGAAAATCAGTTATTAGCCCACCGTCATCACTATCGTCATTGTTTACTGCTCACTGATACAGTGTTTAGTATGGATGGGGATATCTGTCCCCTAGCGGGAATTCTCGCTCTAGCCGAGATTTATAATTGTATGGTTTTGGTGGATGAGGCCCACGCTACCGGAGTTATGGGGGAAAATGGCACAGGTTGCGTGGAATATTGTGGTTGTCAAGGACGGGAATTAATTCAGATGGGAACCCTGAGTAAAGCTTTAGGCAGTTTAGGGGGATATGTGACCGGAAACGCCAAAATTATCGATTTTATCCGCAATCGCGCCGCCACCTGGATTTATACTACCGGTTTATCCCCCGCCGACACCGCCGCCGCTAAAATGGCTTTAGAGATTATTCGTCTGGAACCGGAACGTCGCCAAAACTTACACCAAAATATTAATTTTGTCAAGAGTAAATTAAATAATTTTAATATATTGCCTTCGGAAGCGGCGATTTTATGTTTACCGGTGGCCAATCCGGGTAAAGCCCTAGAATTATCGCAAAAACTGCTAGAAAAAGGGATTTTTGCCCCCGCCATTCGTCCTCCTACCGTTCCCACCAGTCGTCTGCGATTTACTGCTATGGCCACCCATAGCCTCGCCCATCTAGAGATTCTTGTCCAGTCTATTGGCGAATCTTTCCCCACATAG
- a CDS encoding type II toxin-antitoxin system VapC family toxin produces the protein MSETVYIETSVIGYLTARSTKNLIIAANIEITREWWEFRRNDFILYTSEAVLEEVAKGDTAIASQRLDILRDFPLLALNDAAQDLAKQFLTRSNLPPKAKVDAIHIAAATVHGMDYLLTWNCKHIANAQIQGKLAEITLGCGYVLPILCTPNELMGD, from the coding sequence GTGAGCGAAACCGTCTATATTGAAACCAGTGTTATTGGTTATCTGACAGCCAGATCGACCAAAAACCTGATTATTGCTGCCAATATTGAAATAACACGGGAATGGTGGGAATTTCGTCGAAACGACTTTATTCTGTACACTTCGGAGGCTGTCCTAGAGGAAGTAGCTAAAGGGGATACAGCGATCGCCTCCCAAAGGCTGGATATTTTGCGTGATTTTCCCTTGTTAGCATTGAATGACGCTGCACAAGATTTGGCTAAACAATTCTTAACCCGCAGTAATCTGCCTCCAAAAGCGAAAGTTGACGCGATCCACATTGCCGCCGCAACTGTCCACGGCATGGATTATCTGTTAACGTGGAACTGTAAGCATATTGCTAATGCTCAAATACAGGGTAAGTTAGCTGAGATTACCCTTGGTTGTGGCTATGTATTGCCTATCCTTTGCACACCCAACGAACTAATGGGAGATTAA
- a CDS encoding PIN domain-containing protein, giving the protein MNAVDTNVLIYVNDSRNPSKQAIAASLVANLTEGVLIWQVACEYLAASRKLEPFGYDRAQAYQYIRDLQQVWYTALPTWAVINRAEDLMSRFSLSHWDSMVVAACWEANVETLYTEDFGYSDIDGLKIVNPFKSP; this is encoded by the coding sequence ATGAACGCCGTTGACACAAATGTTTTAATTTACGTCAATGATTCGCGTAATCCTAGTAAGCAGGCAATCGCAGCTTCTCTAGTAGCTAATCTGACAGAGGGAGTTTTAATTTGGCAGGTTGCCTGCGAATATTTAGCGGCAAGCCGCAAACTTGAGCCATTTGGGTATGACAGAGCGCAAGCCTATCAGTACATTCGAGATTTGCAACAGGTTTGGTACACAGCTTTGCCAACTTGGGCTGTGATTAATCGCGCTGAGGACTTGATGAGCCGTTTTAGTTTGTCTCATTGGGATTCGATGGTGGTTGCTGCTTGTTGGGAAGCAAACGTCGAAACTCTCTATACAGAAGACTTTGGGTATTCAGACATTGATGGGCTGAAAATTGTCAATCCTTTCAAGAGTCCCTAA
- a CDS encoding antitoxin family protein, translated as MPQALKAIYHSGTFILQTAYDLPDGTEVELFVKSPQIIPPKITDIAARQNFLRLLVERMQQNPIPSNAPQFTRDMLHERR; from the coding sequence ATGCCCCAAGCCTTGAAAGCAATTTATCATAGTGGTACGTTCATCCTTCAAACAGCTTACGATTTACCTGACGGCACTGAGGTGGAGCTTTTTGTAAAATCACCTCAAATTATTCCCCCAAAGATTACCGATATTGCGGCTAGGCAGAATTTTTTAAGGCTGCTTGTTGAGCGAATGCAACAAAACCCCATTCCCTCTAATGCTCCCCAGTTTACTAGAGATATGTTGCATGAACGCCGTTGA
- a CDS encoding class I SAM-dependent methyltransferase, with translation MSDDATIRTAVQRLYNTYPFPPEPLLDEPPPGYNWRWNWIAAYNFCCHRKPEREDIRILDAGCGTGAGTEYLLALNPFAHVVAIDISEKALEIAKERCNRSGVALKHRGSLAFHHLTLESATNLPGEFDLINCVGVLHHLPDPIKGIQSLAQKLAPGGLLHIFVYAQLGRWEIQLMQSAIALLQGDRRGDYKDGVAVGREIFASLPENNRILKREKERWSMENHRDESFADMYVHPREVDYNIDTLFQLIDASGLAFIGFSNPSYWQLERLLGKSPELMARAQNLGERERYRLTELLDPEITHYEFFLAKPPILTADWSEDQVLENAVAEVHPCLYGWPSASVLDYDYRPVNLSEREFAFLQACDGRLSVGAIDAQVGLGLTGVRSLQQRQLLILS, from the coding sequence ATGTCCGACGACGCTACTATTCGCACTGCTGTACAACGTCTCTACAATACCTATCCTTTCCCTCCCGAACCGCTCCTAGACGAACCTCCTCCGGGTTACAATTGGCGCTGGAATTGGATTGCTGCCTATAACTTTTGTTGTCATCGTAAACCCGAACGAGAGGATATCCGGATTCTCGATGCGGGTTGTGGTACCGGTGCGGGAACCGAATATCTGCTCGCGCTCAACCCTTTTGCTCATGTAGTCGCTATAGATATCAGTGAAAAAGCTCTAGAAATTGCCAAAGAACGCTGTAATCGTTCGGGAGTCGCACTAAAACACCGAGGTTCTCTGGCTTTTCACCATTTAACCCTTGAATCCGCCACTAATCTCCCCGGAGAATTTGATTTAATTAACTGCGTCGGGGTGCTGCACCATCTCCCGGACCCGATTAAAGGGATTCAATCCCTCGCGCAAAAGCTGGCCCCCGGTGGTCTGCTGCACATTTTCGTCTATGCACAATTGGGCCGCTGGGAAATCCAGTTAATGCAATCTGCGATCGCACTTTTACAGGGAGACCGGCGCGGGGATTATAAAGATGGGGTCGCTGTCGGCCGAGAGATTTTTGCTTCACTACCGGAAAATAATCGCATTTTGAAACGGGAAAAAGAGCGTTGGTCAATGGAAAATCATCGCGATGAATCCTTCGCTGATATGTACGTTCACCCCCGGGAAGTGGACTATAATATCGATACCCTCTTTCAACTGATTGATGCGTCAGGATTAGCCTTTATTGGCTTTTCTAACCCTTCCTACTGGCAATTAGAGCGTTTATTGGGTAAATCCCCCGAATTGATGGCTAGAGCGCAAAATTTAGGGGAAAGGGAACGTTATCGCTTGACGGAATTATTAGACCCAGAAATCACCCACTATGAATTTTTCCTCGCTAAACCACCGATTTTGACTGCTGATTGGTCAGAGGATCAAGTCCTAGAGAATGCAGTGGCCGAAGTTCATCCCTGTCTTTACGGTTGGCCTAGTGCAAGTGTTCTAGATTACGATTATCGGCCGGTTAATCTCTCGGAGAGAGAATTTGCTTTTCTACAAGCTTGTGATGGTCGTTTAAGCGTGGGAGCAATCGATGCTCAAGTTGGTTTAGGATTAACTGGTGTGCGTTCTTTACAACAGCGCCAACTACTGATTTTAAGTTAG
- a CDS encoding diacylglycerol kinase family protein, whose protein sequence is MKTNYHQANQSASIPNPYLNNNFIPRSGQVSEGNNPSQREYAWQVASNLLVSFRYAWAGVRYAFVSQRNFRIHTLITLVAVSWGLFLRVDAMEMAIVTLTCALVMVLELINTALESVVDLTVGQSYHDLAKIAKDCAAGAVLIASIAALLVAAFIFIPHLLA, encoded by the coding sequence ATGAAGACAAATTATCATCAAGCCAACCAATCTGCCAGCATACCTAATCCCTATCTCAACAATAATTTTATCCCTCGATCGGGACAGGTGAGTGAGGGCAACAATCCCAGTCAAAGAGAATACGCTTGGCAAGTCGCCTCGAATCTGTTAGTCAGTTTTCGCTACGCTTGGGCCGGAGTCCGTTATGCTTTTGTTAGTCAAAGAAATTTTCGCATTCACACCCTGATTACCCTAGTAGCGGTTAGTTGGGGCTTATTTTTGCGGGTTGATGCCATGGAAATGGCGATTGTCACCCTTACCTGCGCTCTGGTGATGGTCTTAGAATTAATTAACACTGCCCTAGAATCAGTGGTAGATCTGACGGTGGGGCAATCCTACCATGATTTAGCCAAAATAGCGAAAGATTGTGCCGCTGGTGCCGTTTTAATCGCCTCGATCGCCGCTTTACTCGTAGCGGCTTTTATTTTTATTCCCCATTTATTAGCTTAA